A segment of the Trifolium pratense cultivar HEN17-A07 linkage group LG7, ARS_RC_1.1, whole genome shotgun sequence genome:
TTTGATCAAGTCAAAAAAGCTCCCTTTTCTCTGATTTTGTTCTGTAAAGTCTTCTTCGTTGGTTATCTTTGGTGTTTAAATTCTTATTGtctttaacatttttctttcacTTTTGGTTACTTTGTAGATTGATCACAACAAAACCAACTTTCATATTTGCTTCTACAGCTGGCTTTTGTTTTCAATTGGACTTTAATGAACTTAATGATGATAATCTTTGATCCACGTGCAAGTGCAAGTGCAAGCCATTAGATTGATATTGCACTTTGCACACAAACATAGACCTAATTGACTCAATTTATGGAGTTCAAAGTAGAGAAAAAGAGATTACATAACTAGTGCGATATTTGAGTATTGACCTATACATTACAAAAGTTGGTATGAAAGCTATTTGCATTGTGTGCTAAAGGAAAAGGGATAGATATTGTAGGAACTAGTGAAGCAAGCACTACACATTTAAGTGTTTGTTTAAAAAGATTAGTTTAAGAAATTATGGTGGCACtagtttttatcaaaattacgATAATTCAACATTTTTATTAGGGACGAATCGAAACGATAATGACTGAAcatcagtggatcgtggcagcaagatCACTTTGACACTTACAATATCCTGTCGCATATTTAAGTCATCGGCATAATTATGTGTGCACGTATTTTTAGATTGACAGTGAATTTGTTAAAATCTTGATGTCAACCTCTAATCTGCAATTTTTGCCAGAATCACTTATAAAATTTTGTTCgctttatattattaaatgtgAAACTTTTCTTAAGTCTTACCAATTGCGGCGATTCATCTCGATCCAATCTCACCATCAATTCAAACACCAAGTAGAATCAAATATCAAAGAAACTTAGTTGCTTAGGAAAATATTCCTAAGCTAATAAAATACATATAAATTGTCATAACTATTTGATGAATGAcatattaaaagaagatttgGAAATTGACTTTGTGGATGTAGCAACTCTCTTGCTTGGACTAATTGCATATTGATACGTTAATTACTGTGATTTTCTGTTAATTCGATGAAACCAATGGAATGGTTACACATAGTTGAGTAATGTGTTTAAATCTAGTCAATTGAAAGTACTCAGTAATGATGTATACCCATCCGAATGAATCTTAAAAGACACTTTACTTTTGTCTTTGAATTTAAAGTTTATTCCATAACTTTGTTTTGtctctcatttgttaatgtgccTAGTCAAAGATCACATCAACCCCCTCCCTCCTTCGCTACCActcccaaaaacaaaaaagaaaagacacTTTCAGACAACTCTGTGGTTGATTTCCCTTTCAAATTGATGGTAACGCAGCTAAAGTAATCACACACACTTTATGAGTGTTCTGTTATATCCCCAATGTATAATTGaaagttcttatatttttactcttggTCATTGTATCTGAATCACAAAACAATTTCACACTTGCATATACGTAGAATAGAGATTAgaccaaaattaatttatagtgtttttgttttgtcaagtaatttagtgattaaattttactttttaaaatgaataattagATGTATTATTATGATTCCAACACTGCTATTTACATATAACATGCAATGTTTCTGTCAACTGAGTTATGTTATGTCACCGCcggacaaaaaatattatttatcgtTTATTTTAGGGCTTATCCATAGTTTATATTCACAAACCTATATACCATCAAAACATATGCATAGTTCCAAAATCAGATGATGATTAATTCAAAACAGATGATGACAACCTAGAATATTAAAATACCGTTTGGCCTAACTTATTTctaactttttatttcataaaagGAGAAGCTGGGCCAAACAGTATTTTTCAAAagtacttaataaaaaaaagttatttatttttatgtgtaaaaTACATCAATAATGAACTTATAACAAAGTTGATATATGCAACTTTTTTCTTTGCAAAACAGCTTCTCGGTGATTCAACACCCCCTTCGAATCCCAcataatgcaatatatatatatatatatatatatatatatatatatatatatatatatatatatatatatatatatatatatatatatatatatatatatatgaccctTATAAGTATATCATGtgcactattattatttatttgacaaaGTGCACTATTATTAATGTTCACGTCCCAAAAGAAGTGCATTGCTTACTACTAatgtacttaaaaaaaaaagtgcatacTAATAATGGTGTATGcgcgcggttcggtttggatcggttttgagataaaaatttattcgatctaaaaataaatttgctCGCGGTTcagtttggatcggttttgagacAAAAACTTATCCGATCTAAAAGTAAATTTATTCGCGGTTCGATTTTGgatgtcaaataaaaaaatcctaTACGATTCGATCTAattttatgcggtttaatttgaatcgacttttaaaaatatccaaactataaattgtaattttttatattaaataaatattaatattaaaaacactataaaataaaagtttgacTATATGTTAATGtttaaaagtataatttaatggttatttttataaaatatcttaccaaacaaattttaaataagagtttattttaagttttttaaaaattaaatgacCAAACTTTTAAAGTAACttttaaaccgaaaaaaatcGGCCAAACGGTAAGTTGCTTGCTTCAAACAATTTAAAGGTTAGAGCAGAGTAGTAACAACAAGCTAATAGCCAAGGCCACACATCTCCAACACataacttttaagttttttagaaTAAGgtcattttcttatttattttgtcaaatttttgcAAATGTGGTTGTTTGACCGACTAGTCATActtgaatgaaaaaaatatattctacaAAGTATGAGTATCTCACATTACTATATTTGTATCGTCTAGTAGTGTTGGCTTGGAATCATGGAGTGTATTCCTCTCAAGATTTCAAATTTGATTTCCTCTGGTACCAGTTCataaagagtaaaaaaaaactctagctAGCTTTAAGTGGGGACTCGCAAGTTGACGGTGGAATTGGTTCCCACAAATTAGTCGGTCTTTGAGCTAGCTAccgagttaaaaaaaaattatattttgtataaacaagtgAGGCACACCGACTTTACTATTAAGAAGAGTTTTATACAAGactctttttttgataaattttttatacaagaCTCTAATACAATTGTAGATAGTTTTATATTTATGAACAAATACGTGCTCTAAAAAGATCTTACAAATGGGAATAAAGGGAGTAGTATTTCTTTACTACACTTTATCATTGTAAACGGTCGCATAATCCGTCGTTGGTTAGGAACACGTTATATATAGGAACTGCATTCACATCTTATACGGTAGAGAATGAGCGTTCACACCCTAGATAAtgaatgaagtttttttttcttcaaattaggGTGTTATTTGACCTAGGGACATGAAGGGTGCAGACGTTaggattaattaataaaaaattgttactcTTTACTTAGGATGTGAACAGTCAACTTTCTAGATAACGAGgtaaatattttgatattttaaaaggCGCGTAAGAAATGTCAGAAGGCCAAAAAAAAGAACTCTTATTCGTATATGTCCTCTAGGCCCCCAACAACAAAAGGCCCAACAATCTATAGTAAAACAACGCCATCCtttagtaaaaagaaaaactccATCCTACATGGTCACATGTAAAGAATAAGTAACAGAAATATACATATCCTCTCTATGTAAGTATAAAACATAAACATGCTCCTGATATAATATTTGTATCAAGTCCTTAATTAGTGCATAAACATACATGAACATGCTCCTGATATGAAATACGTGGGACCAATATTAATTTGACCCAATAATAATAAGATATTGAGTGTTAGATTTTAAAAAGAGTGTTTACAGTCGTTCTAGTCCTAATTAGTAAAATGAGGGGGGTGGGGCTGAGAGTACTATTACCATAAACCATAGAGAAATTAATCgcttaaagaaattgaaaaaacaaacgCACtatgtgtgtgtttggtttagcgGTGACTATAATTAAGtttggtagaattgagtttgacagaattgattttggtcaAAAGTAAGTTGAACAGaattggtttatgtttggatacatagatgtaaaagtgattctcaacatttgatgttgtttggataatttgagtcaaaattacttttaaatgtataattaccaaaatgaattttaatattaaaactaaattgaaactaaatttcatttataataaaaatagataaattattTTACGTCAAATCTAAACACAATCCTAgagttatttttaatttagtaaacaaaaagggattatttttaatatttgttttaatataatttaagtgGGTGTAAAGAATAAAATAAGTCCAGGTCtgttgcttcaaaaaaaaaaaaaagctaatttgttttaataaatttgTATCAAGAATTGAAgataattagtcaaaaaaaaatttgtatgaagataaaaagtaaataaaaaaaaaactttattagtTTAAGTTATTAGCATCGATATCATCAAGAAGAAACAAATATCCAATTTAAATCAACTTTAATGGGCCaaatctgttaaaaaaaaaaagggcaatAGCAAGAGGCAAAGAAGTAGCAAGCCAGTAACAGTTATCTTCTTCAACCTACAAGGTAGCCGCAAAATCAGAAACCACCGCCATCATCGCAAAAGGGCTTAGGGTAAAAGgggaaaattaaagaaaattatacaTGCCCCATATCATATCAACTTCAAAATCGATTTTAGTAAACGTAGAAGCTCCAATTTGTAGCTTTGGTCAGAATCAAGTCTGGGAGGCAAAATtgattttcattctttttcCCAAACATGTTGCAGAAGATTGAAATCGCGTCTGAGAGGGTGAAACGCGCGTTCAAGCCTTCCCAAcatcaaaccaaacacacactatatgtaaattactccctccgtctccgATCTTCTGCATAAGAAATTGATCACTTTTTAAATACTGGATAACTAACACTATATGTAAATTTAGATTAAAGGCATGCCATTTACGGACACATAAACAAAGAAGTGATTGGAATATTCAGTTtctacaaaatttattttcaattttagttttattttagtcctttgaatgtatcaaaattgcTAACACACAGGGCCGGTCCAAGCAATTTGGAGGCCcagttataattttaaaagtataccCTTAATAAAAGTATACCCTTAAATACTGGATAACTAACACTATATGTAAATTTAGATTCAAGGCATGTCATTTACGGACACATAAACAAAGAAGTGATTGGAATATTCGGTCtctacaaaatttattttcaattttagttttattttagtcctttgaatgtatcaaaattgcTAACACATATCTAAATGTCTATTTAGTTAATCTTTTGATCCTCGAATGTGCCTTTTGTTAATCAATTTAGTCCGATAagaaacattttattttcaaacacGATAAGAAATTCAATCCAAGTTGTTCATTCTATTTTTCAACTCAACTACCTCAGCATGCTTATTGTATTGTTAATTTACTCATATGATTGGTGTATGCTTGATATGTATTTTAATTCTTATCTCTGAGATGATTTTCTTTCAAAAAGATATAACCGACTTGTTCATGCtattttttcaactaaactcaACTACCCTATGATGCAAATGAATTTTGCACAAGATATGTTGCATATTATGCATGTTTCACATTCATTATCTATGTATGAAAATCTTAATTAAATACTATTGCAAAACAACTAACATGGACTCATCCAAACTCAATTGAATCgtaaaaaaacaatttcattCAAAAAATTATGTCTTCATGTGATTTGAACAAAAATTTCGATAGTCGAATTCCAAGAACCCTGAGTCGGGTTCCAACTTATCTGACTATGAGAAGGACTTTAAAATTGTCCTTGGCTTTGATACCAACAAGAAAGACTGGTGTGACAACTCTGATGCCGAAGAAGATTAAGAAGATGACGACGAAGACAGAGAATCTTATAGTTGTGATAATGGTGTTGGAGCCACCAAAGGTGAGAATGATAGAGAGGATGATAACTAGGATGATGAAAGGGATGACGAAGATGATTACCGAGATGACAAGGATGATGACAGCAGCAACAACCGAACTGCAAGCAGCAATGGCGACAAAAACAGTGGCAACATTAACAACTCTTCCCATTGATTATGTTAACCCTTAATTCCTAAATTATGTAGCaaaatactataatatatataaatagccATAACTAAATAGAAATGGAGTCATAAATAGTTATAGAGTATTCTAAGGATTCTCCAATGAGCAAAGTTAAgattaaaagttaatatttcGAGCTATTTTCCTACATCTTGTAATACTCTTTTAATCTATCAGACAAAAGACCAATTGATGAACATAAAACAGATGCAATGAGCCGATTCTTCTTCGTTTAAAACTTTCCATGCTACTGCTCTCTCATAAGTTATTGGCCTCCCCATGCTGGATAAACAAATACCGCCTTGAATACATGTGAAACCCTGCACCAAAATCATCGTTAATAAGCGAATATCGAGTCACATATTTGTCCATTATTTCCATCATGTGTTAACATTAGTTGTTTAATTTGACAAGATTAGCATTCTACCTGCTGCATTATCTGGGGAAATTCAGAGCACAGGGTTTTCTTTCCATTGTCGTCAAAGATCTTTTCCAGAGTGATGTCTTGAAGTGCAACCAAGGTGGTTTCAAGCATGTCAAGTCCAGCTTGATTCGCAAACGTAAAAACTGGTGTTGCCTGGCAAAATCATACTAAAGTTATATCATTTCTTACATATTATACTATCATAGAAGAAAAAAGCCACAACGTTGATCTAGTGGTGACGGGTTTGGTAGTATGCATGAAATTCTAACAGAATTCTTATCGGAACAAATATACTAAATGAAATTACCTTCAAAGAGCAGCACAGAACTGCATCTGAGTGATGCCAAAGGGATTTCAGTATGGATTCGCTGCTTTCACACTTTAGTAGTTCTACGCCTAGATAGAATCTGCAAAACAAATGTAGAGCGCCGCGCCAACATGATTAATATTATCATTCATAAGATCATGAATTGCAGCTATGCATTAGTGGAGGTTTAAACTGACATACACATGACATACCTATAGCTGTTACAGATCCACCGAGTAAGTGTTTGTGCCTCGGGAGTGCCAGGTGCTGAGTGAAAAGCATTCTGAGAACCAAAGCGTGAAGGAGAAAGTGCTAATGAAACCCTCTGAACAGATGCGACAATGCTACGCACATATTGTCGCGCCATAGCTGCTATATTATCTTGAAGGTGGACTTCAAATGCAAACTGGAATGCTATTGTCATCACAGATTTTGTGTTCCCAGAATGACCTGAATTCTCACCGCCTGCTTTGTTTCCTGTGGTTCCAACTTCAAGGGCAGAAGCAAGATCAAGTGTACGGTTTGGACTAGCAGCATCCTGCATCAGATATAAAACAatgataaagaaataaaattcattGCTCCAACAAGAAGGGGGGGCATTTCAGAAAcaagagaacaaaaacaaaataatgtgtCAAGCTAAAGAATACTTGCCGTGGCAGAATCAAGAGGTATGATGCGAAAACCAGAAGGCAAAATGGGTGCATCATCAGAGAAAGATGCATCTATTGGAGCAAAAATAAGCTCTGCACTTGTGCCAACTGCTTGCTCGTCCACTCCACTACATAGCTGAAGAAGTTGCAATCATAAGAACTGTTAGACATGAACACGAGGTACAAAAGAAGCTTCTAAAATCGGTGTTATATAATATAGCTATTCATTCAATATCCAAATTAACATATTCATACTTCATAAATAGATCCTTTGTTCCTTACTCTAGATATTCCAATAGCAAATTGAAGAGACTGCAAATAGATATGTTCAAAAGAATGGAATTATAAAATACTACTTACTTGTAAGAGGAAAATATCACCAGGCATTGTCATATCATCCCTATAGTAGCCCATGTTTTCAAGCTTAATAACCTCCATGAACTGTATTACAGAAAACCACAAGCTTAATAACCTCCATGGTAATTACCAAAGACTAGTAACATGTAAGAGATTACTAAATTAGGAACAAAATATCTTACCTCTTCATGCTCAATTGTGTGAGCTAGTGGAAGAATAACCTGACCACCATAACCACCTACTCTGGCCCCTGGTAAGCTACATGGACCGGCTTTAATGGCTGCAGCTGAATATGCATCAATACTTGTATCTGCCCATTCTGATCTGTGTTCCCGCAAAAATCTAAGAAGAATAGCTGGAGGGACATTCTACAAGAACATAACATTAGCATGAGATGAGATAACTAATAAACACATGTAGGTAGTCAATGTTTGAATTTACATTTGAATTGTCTTTCTCACGTCCAATTGTTGTTTTGGACGTGAAAATTGTGAAGCTACAAATAGTAGCATGTAGTTGTTCGTGCGTCACAAGCTATCTTACCGAGGGTTCCAAACACATTTATTCATGAGGACTATGAATTATATAGACTTATAGTTAATTATACCTGTAACAACATGGAAGCTTTGGCACATAGCACAGAACTGGTAACAGATGGAAATCCATTGTTATAACCAAGATTTAATCCCATCATCTTGTTAGGTGATGAATTCACAAGAAGGGTGACATCATCACTGCCATCACTCTCTAACATAGACCATCCATCATCTGTAAAGCCATTGACAGCTTCATTGAATCCCCTGTAAAAAAGGAAGTTAGATTACAGTAACTAGCTAAATTATGAGTAACAATCTGATTGTGAAGCATAGTAGTGGCACAAACTTGCTCAATCTCTGACTAAGCGCGCGTAGTGCTGCTGGCCTTCTTCCCCATCCTGTCACACTTGGTTGAGAAACTTCTTGAGAAATCTGCCTCAGATGACGTAACGCCTGCAGGGTTGCAAAACAAGGTAACTCAAATTCTACCATGTTTTTCTTCATATAAAAGGTTATATATCAATCTATTTATGATAGTAGAACTACAAAACATTACTTAGCAAGTAAAATTGTCAAGTTTGAATGATTAATTCCAAATCTTTAAACATCACAAACAAATGTATGTACTATGTAGTGAAAGTCATAATTCATCAAATAGCAGAAACAAAAGCCAACTTACTGCCATAGTTGTTCTCTGAGCAAGCAGCATGGATGACTCATAAAGTGGACGCAAAACTTCAGGTACACTCCAGGGCTGATATCAAAGAAGCacaagtaattaattaaaagttacacaaattttgcttattttatttagtaAGCAAAAGTAGAAGGTATTATAACAAACCTCTAAAAGCATATGATCAACAATATGAATAATGGATCCCCCTCCTTCACAGGGCCTAATCAGATACCCGCTTGGCAGCACGTCAGCTCTAACAAAATGCGGCACTGGAGGCATACTAGGACCATTCTGAGTGTTGTTAAGTGATCTTTCACAAACCACAAGACTACCATCCTCCAAAATTGATGTGAAACGCAGCAACCAGAAGTCACGGCCTGGTGCTAAAGTTGTTGGTGCATACAACTATAAAACAAACATGTCATTGAAATTAATGTGAATTAGCAAGAGTAAAAAATgtactaaattattattattattgggaCTAAGATATTTTATTAACTATATGCTATAGATGAGTATAATACCTGCATGTAAAGCAATTC
Coding sequences within it:
- the LOC123893687 gene encoding homeobox-leucine zipper protein ATHB-8-like, with translation MPGMKPGPDSIGIVAISHGSPGVAARACGLVGLEPARVAEILKDRLSWHRDCRTVDVLNVMSTANGGTIELLYMQLYAPTTLAPGRDFWLLRFTSILEDGSLVVCERSLNNTQNGPSMPPVPHFVRADVLPSGYLIRPCEGGGSIIHIVDHMLLEPWSVPEVLRPLYESSMLLAQRTTMAALRHLRQISQEVSQPSVTGWGRRPAALRALSQRLSKGFNEAVNGFTDDGWSMLESDGSDDVTLLVNSSPNKMMGLNLGYNNGFPSVTSSVLCAKASMLLQNVPPAILLRFLREHRSEWADTSIDAYSAAAIKAGPCSLPGARVGGYGGQVILPLAHTIEHEEFMEVIKLENMGYYRDDMTMPGDIFLLQLCSGVDEQAVGTSAELIFAPIDASFSDDAPILPSGFRIIPLDSATDAASPNRTLDLASALEVGTTGNKAGGENSGHSGNTKSVMTIAFQFAFEVHLQDNIAAMARQYVRSIVASVQRVSLALSPSRFGSQNAFHSAPGTPEAQTLTRWICNSYRFYLGVELLKCESSESILKSLWHHSDAVLCCSLKATPVFTFANQAGLDMLETTLVALQDITLEKIFDDNGKKTLCSEFPQIMQQGFTCIQGGICLSSMGRPITYERAVAWKVLNEEESAHCICFMFINWSFV